The Elaeis guineensis isolate ETL-2024a chromosome 3, EG11, whole genome shotgun sequence region TTGTCGGCACATTTCAATTCAATTGGTGCAGGTGGGAAAGCTCAAAATACAATCAGTTTCGATGTTTGTAAATAACCGAAATCATGTTACGGGAGAGATGTCAGTCCTAAACATCAAGAATCAACTATCGTTGGCGGCCCCAAACTATATAAActattcttatcaaaaaaaaaaaaaaaacctctatAAATTACGTCTCTTTTCGTACGCTGTAAAAATTCAAAGTCTTCCCTGAAGATCTTGTCGGTCTACTGAAATCTTTTAGTATCCAAACAAGTCTTTAAGGGTATCATTGTCCATAAGAAAATTGCAAACATGATgcgaaaacaagaagaagaagtaaaagaaaaagAGCAAGAGATCAAGTACTTTAGTTGAAATAATCATCTAAAGAAAGTCATACCATGCACCAATCTCACATGGTAACCACTCCCAATCCGGAGAAAAAGTATCCGGGAAACCATGGTTAGCATTAATACCTTACTTgatagggaggaaaaaaaaaagtacacCACTGCACCCATGGCTAAAGAAAGCATTCAGTAGAATAAGAAATAAAAGGAAAACATGAAAGAAGAGGCTGGAGCCAAGATAGTCCGTTAAGAACGCTTGTGAAAGGCGAGAAACAATGAATAGCCGCAAAGGTCATGTGCAGCCCATGTGAGCTTTCCGGATCCGCAGATGCCACGTATCTAAAGCTGCCAATAGTTGGGCCCTACCGTTTTACTTTAATCTAAAGGAATTACGCCGTTTTACTCTCAGTTTTGCGCTGCAACTCTGGCTCGTTTAATTAAAAGGCATTTAAGGTATTTGACTGCTAGGAAAATTAACTTGAAGGAGAAACTTGGGAGGAGACCCGGCCGCTCTGTAACCCGGCGCGGAATACGGCTTAACAAATAACAAGGGATCCGGGGCGATGATGGCGGAGACAATGGCGGGTTCTCTGTTCCACTGTCCGCCGAAATCTCCACTCCCACCCTAATTTTAGCTTCGTGAAGGAAAAATTAGAGTCAAGTGCACGAAAATCGATGACTGATCTCCCCGGTTTTTTGCACCACATGCCACGTGATGTTTTAACTCTATGAATATAATATACTCCTAAGAACTTCTTTCTTTGTTTGTCATAAGCGTCTCAAAAAAAAGGTAATTAGCCATATCTTATCTCTTGTGGATTTGGGACTGTAAGGCGTAAGCTTGGTCATTGGAATCAAAGTAGACTGCGGTGGGGTCTTGTCTCTTGAGCAAGCGAACCAAAGTTTGGTTTTGACCACGTCCACGGGACAGTAGTCAGTAGGTAAGGTGAGATTGCGTCGAGGAATTCTTATCTACCattaccttttctttttttttttcttggttaaATTCTCTACCACTACCTTAATGCAGTGCGTTTATACCAATAGTCAACGTTCTGTTATATTTATGGCCAATGGTTTCCTATTCACATAAGGAATGGAAGTAAGGGGGTTTCGCATTAATCATTTGTCTGTATCCCTTTCACAAGGACCGGTATAGGGTCCGCTCGCTCTACCTTGAAGCCAAAAGACTTGGGAGTTTGCAGCTAGTTGGATCCGGATTCATTCCATGGTTTGCTATTGGGTTCGGACCTAAATTATTTGTGTGAGTTCACCAAACTGGTGATCCTAATCAGGAGAAATTATCTTCTTGTTGAAGTTCTCTGGTTCTCTACTATGAAATTACTTGATAGACTTGAGAATCGTAGACTAATGTTGTTTTCAACTGCGGACGAAACGTTTCAACCCCATCGAGGCAAGAAAAATAATAAGCCAGACGACCTAAACACCCACATATTGGACCAAACGTTCGTATTGGCGGCCTACCACCATGGCTCACACCTCACCTTGACCTAATTTTTCTTAACTGACGCATCCAATCACGCTAAAACAAAAGTTATTTGGCCGTTAAGTAAGTCACTTAGTATTATATTTAAGagggatttttttttaatgtaccaaaaaaaaaaaaagaaaaatttttacggCTATTATTTCCTACTAAATTTGTaaagaggcaaaaaaaaaaaatttttttttgataaaaaggaAAGCAGAGTGCCACCCATAAAAGAAGAGGAAAATATGCTTGGGCAAAAGATGGGGAATAGCGCGGCATTGACGGAGGTGATGGCTGCTTCACGCGACGGTGGACCCAAAGTGCAACCGTTCTCCGTTCTTCCACGCGCAGTAACTACATTTTAACACGCAGTAAATCGCATTTAATTGGTGGGGTCGGGTAGAATCCTTACAAGCGGTGATAAATGTGAACGTTGGAATTTGATAAATATACTCCATTGTTGCATAACGAACGTCATCTAGAATCATACATTATGCTCTATAGAAGACAAAAAAGAGTGTATTTATGAAAAAGCCTGACACGAAATCCGCACCGACTCATCCATCGGTTGGAGCACAGGCGGCACATGACATGCTATTGCCCATCTGCAAACCGTTTTCGGCTCAGGGAGAGAGAGGATAGctaaaaatttgattatttttagtTTACGTgggcaaaagaaaaaaatgagacaaTTACAGCACACTGCCATGCTGCAGGGTCCTCATCTTTCTCCATATATAGGCCTCTTGAGCTTCCCAACACACTCCAATCCCTTAACCATTCTCAtccctcctcttccttctcctccaccTGCTGGGGCTTATCGGGAGTTTCAGCTGATAAGCCACCATTACATTGCCTCACAGGAGGGGAAAGGATTCAGCTTCTTTGCTGCATTTggtctctttttcttgttttgaagGGTAATTGTATCCTTGTTTCCTTCCTTCCTAGTTGTGCGAGGGGGGTTAGAGGGGGTTTATTTGATAAACGAGCTATGGCTGGTGGTGTTGCTCTGTTGCTTCATGTGATGATAGTTCTGCTGCCCTTTGCTGTGGCTGGGCATGACTATGGGAAGGCTCTCAGCAAGGGCATTCTCTTCTTTGAGGCCCAGAGATCTGGGTACCTTCCGAGCAACCAGAGGGTCACTTGGAGAGCTAATTCTGGGCTGCACGATGGAAAGGCTAACGGGGTAGGCCCTTACTTCTCTCTCCAACACACGCAATAAAactcaattctctttgtgtatcATTTTCATGCCATTTCCTTTTCATGGTCTGATAATTATGCCAATGGACATGACGGAAAGTGAACTTAATGGGCCGTAACAAATATTCTCTCACTTTTTTCACTTGGCTTGTGGCCATTATCCTCTGCTTTTTAATTGATGTTTATATATTTTTCCCTGTCCAACTCCATTTAAATTTCTGGATGCATCATTAAACTGAAGAAACTTTATCAAGAGGTCGCACCGATCATCTCCCTTTCCAACCttcgaaaaatttaaaattttttttaaagtattatTGTTttactatatctacttcatcatGGCATAGCTACATTCTGTTTTCAACGGTATTTCCTCCATTTCTATCTCATATTTTAAATGTTGCGCTAAATCGTTTTATTTACAATATACAAAATTGCACCATCTTATTACATAGGGAAGGAAAGAGCATCATATAGTTTATTCCTTAAATTTGAATACAGGGGAGGAAAGAGCATCAGGTGTCTTTCTCTACTCCATTTAACctcccttttatttttttctccctgATTGGTTCCTTTTGTTGTAAAAACAGGTAGATCTTGTTGGAGGATACTATGATGCAGGGGACAATGTGAAATTTGGGCTGCCTATGGCCTTCACCATCACCATGATGTCTTGGAGCATTGTGGAATATGGCAAGCAGATGGCTGGCAGTGGAGAGCTGGGACATGCCATGGATGCTGTGAAGTGGGGCACTGACTACCTCATGAAAGCCCACCCAGAGCCCAATGTCCTGTATGGAGAGGTGGGTgccctttctttcctttcttatgaCCCTTGTTTATGGCATCAATTTAGTCCAAGTACCAGACGTGGGAATTCTGAATGGTTCTAAGAACGTCAGTGTTGGTTCGGGCGGCTTCTATCTTTTGCTTCTTGTCTTATCCCTTGACGATTTTACCTACTGGAACACGGGGGCACATGAGAACACGACTTTGTTGTGATCTGAAGGATTTCTCCAGTTTTTCCAGTGAAAGTTAGGTAAAAGCCAGTAGTTTTGTTTTAAATTGACTACTTTTTATGTGTCAGTAGTTCTTGGCCTGCCCACTATGTCTGGTTCATGAATTTTTCCCCTTAGCTTCATGGAATCAATTATTTGGTTATGATTGAATGCCCTTCAATTTATTCAACAGGAAGGACAAGGTGGGGGTTTTAAATATCTAGGTACCTAATGTAAGGACTCTTATGATCATtcaaagtttttatttttcatatgttCAAAAACTATAGCATCTTTCAATGAAGATCAGCATGGTGGCAAGCGTGCAAGTTAAACCTGATAATTTTGGACCAAGACATCTCAATTGCCCCTAGATATAATTTTACAGTGTATTCAactttttataaattaaacttgATGCACACGATGTagtatttcattttttttaatctacGTTATTACCTCTATCCTAAATTATATTGTAAAAGTGATATGATTCAACTACTTTCTCTTACCCTGCCGTGTTTGGGGAAACATACACTTGTCTCGGTCTCTCCCCTGTCCCACTCTCTCAACCGTCTATAGCAATGGTTCCTGCAGTTCTATTGGATCCGGTGGTTCGGTAATTCCCGTAAAAATAACCCACCCTTTGCTACCTGAATTGCATCATTAGGGTTGTCTCAATGCCCTTAACCTTTTTTCTCCTAGGAAAAGCTCTCATTTGTGATTGTTTGGTTGACTCatgtctgctatgttattctaaACAAAAACAGACATCCCATCCAAAACTAACACCACAGCCTGTGCCTCACCAAATGAAACCAGCAAATTGGAAGGCAAAACAAGTCTTGTCATCAGTCCATATCCATCATCCATATCTAAGGGACATGACACCTCGTTTTACATTTTTTGCTATTGACAGTGATAGTGTATTATTATTCTATCATGTAGCAAGTAACAAATTGTTCACTATTCTCTTTGGTGATTTGTGCAGGTGGGTGATGGGAACACGGACCACGCCTGCTGGCAGCGGCCGGAGGACATGACAACCAGCCGCCAAGCCTACCGCATCGATGTCAACCACCCAGGTTCGGACCTTGCCGGAGAGACCGCCGCTGCCATGGCCGCCGCCTCCATGGCCTTCCGCAGCTCCAACCCGTCATACTCCAACCAGCTCCTCACCCACGCGAAGCAGGTTCGAACCGAAACAAACCAACCCGAACCGCTTTCCCTCCgcgtaaaataaataaataagtaaaacAATAAATAAAAACTCGGCGCACGTTAATATGACCTCGTTGTAACGTGCGCGCAAGTAACCTGGTACCGCTTGATGGGACCTTCGCGCACGGTGGATCGACTTCGTTTCCGTGACCAGCGGATCCGGGACGGGTGGAGTCACGTGGCGAGAGCCGCGACACGTGTCGGTGCTGCCCAGGCTCGCATACCGTGGTTCCCTGGGTGCACGACTGCAAATGATGATTATGTCATCGTCCTTTCTCCGACCGGCCAATATGAGGCAATAAAATGCCATTTAGTCTTCTCGGAGCACAGTTTCCTCATGATTCGCGCTTAACATTCTAACGGTTACTTCAATAACATTTATTCTAGGACGAtacggtgttttttttttttttcctgctaaATTTGAACGGAGTTAACGTGAAGTTTCTTCGACCTTTCGCTTTGTTTTTGCTCAGCTGTTCGAGTTCGCCGACAAGTACAGAGGCAAGTACGACAGCAGCATCACCGTGGCTCAGAAGTATTACCAATCGTTCAGCGGATACGACGTAAGTTACAATTGGGGTCCACTTATCGGACGGAAGAGATGATTCATTTACCTCATCTCATCTCTCATCTCGATTGCGCTTGGATGATGGCTGCAGGATGAGTTGCTGTGGGCCGCGGCGTGGCTATACCAGGCCACCAATGACCGTTACTACCTCGACTATTTGGCGAACAACGGCGATGCGCTCGGTGGGACCGGCTGGGGCATGACCGAGTTTGGCTGGGATGTTAAATATGCTGGAGCTCAGGTGCTCGCCTCCAAGGTAAATTTCGGGTGCTTCAATTTATATCAAgatgattttttgatttgattggcTATTGATTTGGCGCGACCAATTTTGTGAACTGCCTGAGAGTTTGCTTTGCTTCCCACTTTTACCTCCTAACTGCCTGTTCTTTGGCTGTTGGTAGTTCCTTCTTCAAGGGAAGGCAGCCCAGCATTCTTCAGTTTTGGAGAGGTACCAGCAGAAGGCAGAGTTGTTCATGTGTTCGTGCATCGGGAAGAGCAGCCGCAACGTGCAGAGGACTCCGGGTGGCCTCCTGTACCATCAGAGGTGGAACAACGTACAATTTGTGACGAGCGCCTCTTTCCTGCTCACTGTATACTCCGACTACCTTTCTTCGGCTGGGAAGACCGCACAGTGCTCTTCCGGGACTGCTgccccctccgagctccttgctTTTGCCAAGTCTCAggtaattttatttcataaattacaAAACAAACTTCATCATTCAACAATCACATTGGGCTACTACTGCTCATTTTCAACCCATAGTTACCTAAGTTGTAGATCAGCTCTTCTATTCCTAAGCACTCAAATCTTTTTGGATGCATAAAAATCAGTACCATTATGGCTATCTCATTATGTCTCAGGAAGTTCATATTTTGAGCTTACCAAAGTTAGGAAGAACAGGGGATTTCTCTTTATGTAGTGCTGGAAATTTAGGAACAGGGGGCTAATTTCTTCATTCTGTGAACAACAGACATATACGCTTGGTTGTCACAAATTTCTGCTCTTTTCATATATAGTACTAACACCCTGCAGAAAAATGAAGTTCAAATAtacagattgacaatgatttcTATGAGCATGAAATATCAGATTATCATTTCAGATTGTTAATTAATATGCCAATCACCATGTATGCACCTTCTCTCAGGTGGATTACATACTCGGAGACAACCCGAGAGCTACGAGCTACATGGTGGGGTATGGAAGCACCTATCCGCAACAAGTCCACCACCGAGCATCCTCTATTGTGTCCATCAAGGTCAATCCAGCATTTGTGAGCTGCACAGGAGGATATGCTACTTGGTTCAGCCGTAAGGCCAGCGACCCCAACCTCCTGGATGGCGCCATTGTAGGTGGCCCTGATGCCTATGATGATTTTGCCGACCAGAGAGATAACTATGAGCAGACCGAGCCTGCGACCTATAACAATGCCCCCATGCTTGGCGTATTGGCTCGCCTTAATGGTGGCAACGGTGGTCTCAATCAACTTCTTCCTGGTAGGTACAAAGGCATTATATGGTTTTTACGTTAAATTTAAATGAAGAGTAGTTCTTTGAATGTTGTGCATTGTGCTTGCAGTGGCCGTTCCCACACCTAATGTACCTGTGAAGAATGAGAAGCCGAAACCATCACCTCAGCCTAAGCAGTCTCCTGCTCCAGGTAAAGCTTGGCCATCTTTTTAGAGTCGCCCATTTTATAAATTTCATTGAGATCACTTTTCTTTTATCGTTTGAATAAGTAGAATTTGCTAATGGAGGTTCTTTGTATCGTTTTCCATGCAGCTACTAAAGCTTCCTCACCACTTACCATTGAACAAAAGGAAACTACATCATGGAATACCAAGGGTAGAACATACTACCGTTATTCTGTTGTGGTAACCAACAAATCATCGAAGACTGTTAAAGATCTCTACATTTCAATATCTAAGCTTTATGGCCCATTATGGGGACTCAACAAGTCACGCTTTGGTTATGGATTTCCGACATGGCTCAACTCCCTGTCTGCTGGCAAGAGCCTTGAGTTTGTGTACATCCACTCTGCTTCTCCAGCTGACATCTGGGTTTCTGGGTATAAGCTTGTCTGAAGATCATCTGAAAGTGGAGAAGGATCGATAGAAGAAAACCTGGGGTTTGTGTAGGTTAATACAGTACTGTTCAGGATGGTGTTTTTGTAGCCTCCTCTACCACTGTGCATTTGGTAAGAAGTACTGGGGTTTGTATCAGTAAGAGTGTGAagggggagaaaggagagaagggaCAGAAATGGGAGTGCTCATCCTCTTTCTCCACTTCTTTTATTAGTATATAGAGTTTGGGAGAGACCGAGTGGAAAGTAGATGGGATGTGTCTGGGCTTCCCAAATAGTTGGGAGTGTTCATCCTCCTTTTCCACATTTTCTTCTTGTTTCCTGTTCTTTCTCGCGCGTCAAACTACTTGTGGTTGTGTAGTCACAGATGTAAGCTTCAAGCTTTCTTTGGTATCTCAATAGAGATTGCGTGGTATTGTGTTACAATTTTTCTGCCTCTTTTTTTCCCTGCTTGGCTGTTATGTTGGAATTGTTTTCCCACAATCCCTTGTGTTATGCTAATTAATCAAATGAAAtaagaatttattttttctatGTCACGATGATGTGGCTAGGCCAATGTGGTCGCCTTTGTAGTTAAAAACAAATGCGGACATCTAGACCCCTTTATTTTTTGGTAACAGACATCTAGACCCCTTTAAAATAGTAGGCATAGTTCAGTATTACTTATTTGGTTTGTCTTCACCATTTATCTAAATCCTATCAATACAAAGGAGAAATCAGTACTCTGGTTCAGTATATTGCCTTTCTGCTTGGGAAAATAAATCAGCAATCCTATTTATAAACCATAGACAATGAGACAAGCAATTCCTGCTGCAAGTAAgtatctatcagtgacatctgcTCAAGATTCTCGGGTCCGAAGCCCACCTCTTCCGCAGTCTCATCCTGCTGGGCCCTTACACATGGACTGATCTACAGGATTCTAGAATGTAGTTCAATAAGCCCGACCCATTATCCTGATCCAAAATGTCTCTCAATGAAATCAGTGGGCCACCATCTTCTAGCCCAGCCCATGTCATGGACGGCGTGCATGCACTGCGTCCAAAGCTCTAGTTCTTCCTGTCGGGTGGAACTGTCCCTTGACCGCATGTTACCACACCGGGATAAGCGACGAAGGCCATGCAACCTGGACCTATAAACGTGCCCCATCCCTCTACTAAACCAAAAGTCCCCATCTCTAATCTAAACCCAATATCCTCGACATGCGAAGGAGAGACCTCTATATCTTCTGGTCCCTTTGCGAGGTTACGTTTGTGGGGGCTTGTTCATCGTATATACATATTGCCACCTGAAACGTGAACTCCATCGCCAGAGACATGCTCTCGGCGTCGCGACAGCGACACTGTAACAGGAGCTGACTCAGAACGGGCTGGCGTCCATCCGCTCCCGGCCTCGACTTCACCGGCACAAAGTCCAAACTCGTAACCGCCACTCACGCATCCCGCCACGCCCCATGACTTCGCTCATTGCGCCCCACTCACTCCTTTCCTTCCGTCCACACTGTTCAGTTCTCTACAGCTGTGTGGGGCCCATTTTAGGAGATTTCCCGATGGGTCCACCCCAGCCACAGTTCTCAATTTGACACGTCAGGTTAAACGCCTCGAAGCTGTTCCGAACGAGACGGCCCGAAATGGGAGACTATTGCATCCACCACATGTAAGTGAATCGGGGCAAATCTCAGAGCATATGCACAGTGAAGAGCGTGCAATCGAAAATTGATGAAATATAAAGAATCgcatggcgtgttatccaccgtaggATTTGCACAGTCCAATTACACCCGGTGCATGTATTACAGAGACGCCCGAAACCCTCTGACTGTGCCTTGAGGAATATTCTCCTTCCCACGATTAAATCCCGATCTTCGCATCCACGATGCCACGTACGTCGTAGGAAAAATCTCGACCATCGACATCCCTATTAGCATCAGCCAACATTCATATTGTGATGCACCCACCCTAGCGTCTAAGCGTGGCTGGAGTCCATCGATCGCATCGCAACATCCGACGGCTGTGATTCTTTCATCCTCTCATCGCTCCAAGTGTTTGATAGCATGCTTAGTTGCCCGTTCCTACGCTCGACACCAAGCAGAGAGTAGGGGCAAAGACGACGAGCTTAAAAGGAGATGACGAGGGATGGCGGAAGGCACCGATACCCCTATCCTTAACCCCCAAACCCAAGGAGGAGGTGTTGGGCGAAGCTCCTACTATTCAAGCCAAATGGACTGTTCCAAACTTAGGAACTTCCAAGCTCCATCTCAAAAGAGGCTTCAGGGCCGGCGGGAGAGCTTCGACGATAAAACCCCACCGAAGCAGGTTCGAAGTGTGGGCCAGAGCTCCCGATCCGCTTCTGATGTTCCTCCGTCACCTAAGCCCACACCGCCGGTGATGGGAGTCAATCCTCCTGTCGCTCCCCACGCATCCCCCATGGAGGCCGCTGCTGTCCCAGCCCTCGATGGGGCCGTGGGACCTCGGGGCCGCCTCCCGACCCTGTTATTTaggatcatgtggctgatcgggAGATGGCGAACAATGGAGGACAGCTACAAGGTGGCCCTCGGGTTCACCGACTCACCGATGGAGGGGGAGCCAACGTATGACTTCTTTGGGGTGTATGATGGCCACGGTGGATCCTTGGTGGTGAGGATGTGCCGTGATGACCTGCATTTGGTTTTGACGGAAGAGGTGGAGAGGCTGCGGCGATTGGCAGGGGAGGAGCTGGGGGAGCTGGAGCTGTGGCATAGGGCCATGGCAGATTCCTTTGACAAGTTAGACCGGGAGATGGTGCTCATGGTGCCACCGGATATAATGGTTGGCTCGACGGCGGTCGTTGCAGTTGTGGGGCCGAGGTCAATCATAATAGCCAATTGAGGCGACTCAAGGGCGGTGCTCTACCACAATGGAATGGCCGTTTCCAATACCTCTGATCACAAGGTTTGCATTTTTTATTTACGGATTAAAGATTTATTCTTTGGGCTTCCGTACCATTTTATTGCTATTATATGCATTCTAGATAACTCTTAACGATGTACATCTCTTTTCTATGACATGGATAGGGTGTGTTACGATGGTTACCGTAAGCACCTCGGATCAGTGCTACATCATAAGACATTTTAAGTcttgggtcatcaatatgatc contains the following coding sequences:
- the LOC105040704 gene encoding endoglucanase 19 encodes the protein MAGGVALLLHVMIVLLPFAVAGHDYGKALSKGILFFEAQRSGYLPSNQRVTWRANSGLHDGKANGVDLVGGYYDAGDNVKFGLPMAFTITMMSWSIVEYGKQMAGSGELGHAMDAVKWGTDYLMKAHPEPNVLYGEVGDGNTDHACWQRPEDMTTSRQAYRIDVNHPGSDLAGETAAAMAAASMAFRSSNPSYSNQLLTHAKQLFEFADKYRGKYDSSITVAQKYYQSFSGYDDELLWAAAWLYQATNDRYYLDYLANNGDALGGTGWGMTEFGWDVKYAGAQVLASKFLLQGKAAQHSSVLERYQQKAELFMCSCIGKSSRNVQRTPGGLLYHQRWNNVQFVTSASFLLTVYSDYLSSAGKTAQCSSGTAAPSELLAFAKSQVDYILGDNPRATSYMVGYGSTYPQQVHHRASSIVSIKVNPAFVSCTGGYATWFSRKASDPNLLDGAIVGGPDAYDDFADQRDNYEQTEPATYNNAPMLGVLARLNGGNGGLNQLLPVAVPTPNVPVKNEKPKPSPQPKQSPAPATKASSPLTIEQKETTSWNTKGRTYYRYSVVVTNKSSKTVKDLYISISKLYGPLWGLNKSRFGYGFPTWLNSLSAGKSLEFVYIHSASPADIWVSGYKLV